Part of the Azospirillum formosense genome is shown below.
TTCTCGACAGCCTGCTCGACGTGTCGCGCCTCGACGCCGGGGTGGTGACGCCGGTGCTCGAGGACTTCGACGTGGCGGAGGTGCTGGACCCGATCCGCGCCGCCTACGCGCCGGTGGCCGCCGGCAAGGGCATCGGCTGGCAGGTCGAGGTCGCCGGCGGGCGGGTGCGCAGCGACCGCACGCTGCTGGGCCGGCTGCTGCGCAATCTGGTGGAGAACGCCATCCGCTACACCGAGAGCGGGCTGGTCCGGGTGCAGTGCCGGCCGGACGGGCGGTTCCTGTCCATCATCGTCCAGGACACCGGCATGGGCATTCCCGACGATCATCTGGAGCGGATCTTCGAGGAGTTCCATCAGGTCGGCAACCCGGAGCGGGACCGCAACCAGGGGCTCGGGCTCGGCCTTGCCATCGTCCGGCGGCTGTCGCGGCTGCTCGACCATCCGGTGGAGGTGCGCTCGGCGGTGGGCAGGGGGTCGGCCTTCCGGGTGCTGGTGCCGCTGGGCGAAACGGTGGTGCCCGCCGCCGCGGGGCCGGGAAACGAGGCGCCGGGGATGGGGCAGGGCCGCCTCGCCGTTCTGGTGGACGATGACGCCATCGTGTTGATGGGGCTTCAGCTGATCCTGACGGAATGGGGGTACGCCGTGCTGGCGGCGGGGAGCGCCGACCAGGCCATGGAGCGGCTGGCCGCCCAGACGCGTGTTCCCGACATCGTGATCGCCGATTACCGGCTGCGCGAGGGGCGGATCGGGACCGAGGTGATCCTGCGCGTGCGCGAGCGCTACGGCGCCGGAGTTCCGGGGGTGATCCTGACCGGGGAGACCGGGCCGGATTGCCTGCTGGACGCCACCGCCCACGGGCTGACGGTGATCCACAAGCCGGTGACCCCCCGCGAACTGGCGGTCGCGGTGGACCAGCAGCTGAAGGTCGTGCCGTCGTGAGACGGGCGCCGCGGCCTTATCGCGTGAGGCCCCAGCGCCGGTACCACGCGTTCAGGTCCCGCGCGGAGTCGATCCGGATCTTCGGCAGGTCGGCCTGATCGAAAGTGCGCAGGTTCCTCGCGCGGTTTCTCGGCGTGGCGACGGCGATGTGCCGGATCATCTCCCACTTGATGCTGTCGCGGCGGCCCTCCAGCGCGCCGCGCCGCTCCCGCTCGAACAGGGTTCGGCGGAAGTAGCGCAGCAGGCTGAGCGGCATGGGCACATCCAGGTAGATCAGGCCCGTCGCCCGCCGGAAACGCTGCGGGATGCAGCGCGAGTAGTTTCCCTCCATGACCCAGCGCTCGCCCGCGATGGCTTCGTCGTGCAAGGCAACGAATTCCTCGGTCGGCCGGGGTTGCCAATCCGTGTTGGGGGCGTGGTACAGCCGGTCGAGATGGACGACGGGAAAGCCGCTCCGCCGCGCGATCGCCTCGGCAAGGGTGGATTTGCCGCTGTTGGACGGCCCGAGGATGCAAATGCGTTGGCCGAGGTCGGAAAGCTGCATGGATTGATACCGTTACGAGACAAAGCCCGGTCGGGCCGCGAAAAGCGCGGCGATCCTAGCGGGCCTCGGCGCGCCGCGACACCCCACCCATGCGGTACGCCGTCGGTGTCGTCCGGCGGTCACTCCGCCTGGGCGAGCTCCTTGGCAGCCGGGCGGGGGGCGAGGGCGGCGCGGCCGGCGTCGGTCAGGCGGCAGACCAGCCAGTCGGGCTTCAGCGGGTTGTGGAACCAGCGCTCCGCCCAGCCGGACTTCAGGCAGCTTTCGATGGTCTGGCGCTTGACGCGCTGGCCGTCGGTGTCGAACAGGGGCAGCTTGCCGCCGGGCTGGTCCAGGCCGTTGCGCAGCCACGCCGCCTGCGCCTCGGTGGGGCGGCGTCGGGATGTGCTGCGTCGGGGTGCGGCCATGGTTCGTCGCCTCGGAGGATGTTGCGGCCCGGCTGTTGCGCCCTGGCGGCCTGTGGCAAGATTCGGGCACTCTACATCGAAAGGGTTCGGTCATGGAATTCGTCTTCGCCTACATCACCGCCGGATCGCGGGACGAGGCCCGGCGCATCGGCCGCGCGCTGGTCGAGGAACGGCTGGCCGCCTGCGCCAACATTTTCGATGGCATGACCTCCATCTACCGCTGGCAGGACGCCATCGAGGAAGCCGGGGAGACGGTGCTGATCGCCAAGACGCGGGCGGAGCTGTTCGAGCCGCTGGCCGCGCGGGTGCGGGAGTTGCACAGCTACGAGGTCCCTTGCGTGGTGGAGCTGACGGTGGGGCGCGGCAACCCCGGCTATCTGGACTGGCTGCGCGACGCGACCGCCTGACTCCCGGTCCGGATCGCCGCATGCCCGCCATGTCGGCGGCGCATTGGACCCTCTCCGACCCGCGTGCCAGTTTCGCAAGGGTTGCTTTCAATCGCAAATCATCCGGATGCGGAGAATTTCCATGACCGACACATCGGCGCGGCTGTCGATCGGCTTTTCCTGGATCGGCCACGCGCTGATGCACATCGTGTCGGCCCTGTTCCTGACCGTCGTCCTGGCGCTGGAACGGGAATGGAAGCTGCCCTATGACGAGCTGATCCGGCTGTGGACGCTGGGCGCGCTGATGATCGGCGTCGGCGCGCCGCTGGCCGGATGGCTGGGCGACCGTTGGAGCGAATGCCGGATGATGGCGGTCTTCTTCCTGCTGACCGGGGCGGGGACCATCGCCTGCGGCCTGACGGACGGCCCGGAAGCGTTGCTGTGGGCGCTGGCGGTGCTCGGGCTCGGCTCCTCCATCTACCACCCGGTGGGCATGGCCTGGATGGTCAAGAACGCCACCAACCGCGGCAAGGCGCTGGGCTACCAGGGCATTTTCGGCACCATCGGCATCGCCTCGGCGGCGGTGGTGGCCGGCGGCCTGACGGAATGGCTGGGCTGGCGCTCCGCCTTCCTGATCCCGGGGGCGGTCTGTCTGGGGCTGGGCGTCGTGCTGGCCCTGCTGATCGCGCTGGGCAAGGTCGAGGATCGCCAGGGCGACGTGAAGCCGATCCCCAAGGCGTCGCGCGGCGACGTCATCCGCGCCTTCTTCGTGCTGTCGGTGACGATGGTCTGCGCCGGGCTGATGTTCAACGCCATGCAGGTGGTGCTGCCCAAGCTGTTCGAGGCGCGGCTGAGCGATCTGCTGGGCGGCAGCACGCTGGGCGTCGGCGGCGTGGTGACGGCGGTCTATCTGTTCGCCGCCCTGCCGCAGCTCATCGGCGGGCATCTGGCGGACAAGTACCCGCTGAAGCGCATCTACACCCTGTGCCTGCTGGTCCAGGTGCCGATGATGGCGGCGGTGGCGGTCCTGGCCGATCTGCCGCTGGTCGGTGCCGCGGCGCTGGTCGTCGTCGCCTCGCAGGTGCAGATCCCGGCGGAGAATCTTCTGCTCGCCCGCTACACGCCGGAGAAGCACCGCGGGTTGGCCTATGGCGCCAAGTTCATCCTGTCCTTCGGCGCCGGCCCGCTGGCCGTGCAGCTCGTCGCGCTGGTCTATGAGCGGACGGGCGAGTTCGTCATGCTCTACGTCACGCTGTCGGTGCTGGCGCTTGTCGCCTTCGCGGCGGCGCTTCTGCTGCCGCGCGACCGCGACGTTCCGGCCAAGCCCGCCGCGGCCCCGATGGCGGCGGCGGAGTAACGGTTCACATCCGGCCCGGCGGGCCGGGGTAGGGCGCGTCGCCGGGCAGGTCGGCCACCACCGTGCGTCCCGTCCAGGTGAGAAGCCAGGCGTCGCCGACCCCGGCGGCGCGGATCTCGGCCAGACGGCGCAGGGCGGTCGGGCGATCCTCCGGCGGCAGGACGAGGCGGTGGATGCGGCGGCCATGCACGTCGGCCGCCACGATGCCGGCCTCCGGATGGCCGATCCGCGCGCGCTGCGCCTCCGCCTGTCCACGCTTGGAAAAGCTGCCCGCCACCACAAGGAAGCGCCGTTCGGCGGGGCGCGGCATCGGCGGCAGAGCGGCGATCTCCACCTCCGCCGTCACGGGAAGCGGCGCCGGCGGTGGCGGGGCGGGGAGCGGCGGCGCATCGGTTTCCGGAAGGGGCACCGGCACGCTCTCGGCGCTGCGGGCCACCGGCACGATCACCGGCTTGCAGACATAGCCCCAGGTCAGAACGCGGAAGGTCGCGCAATCCTGCTGCAGCATGGCCGACAGCATGTGGTCGGTGCTGCTCTTGCTGGTGCCGACATACAGCATCCCGTCCACCGCGAAGGACGCGGCGGTCATCGCCACCGGCGCCCCCGCGCAGCCGCCCAACCCCACCAGCGCGGCCGCCGCCACTCCCCGCCTGAGCCGTCCGCTCATGCCCCGTTTCCCCGCCCTGTTCGCGTCCCCACCCATCCTGTGTCAGGGTCGGTGCTATGACCAGCGGAGGTCAATGGAACGGCCAGCGCTCATCCGTTCGCGCCATGCCTACCTCTTGCGTGGTGTCCCTCCGCCCGCCAAGCCTTGCGCGGCGGCGGACGGAGGGACGCCGGCGTCAGGCGGACAGCGCGCGGTCGAGGTCGGCGATGATGTCCTCCACGCTCTCCAGCCCGATGGACAGGCGCAGCACGTCCGGACCGGCGCCCGCCTGGGCCTGGGCCTCCGGCGAGAGCTGGCGGTGCGTGGTCGAGGAGGGGTGGATGATCAGCGACCGGCTGTCGCCGATGTTGGCGAGGTGGCTGAGGAGCTGGACGTTCTCCACCACCTTCACACCGGCGTCAAAGCCGCCCTTGACGCCGAAGGTCAGCACGGCGCCGGCCCCCTTGGGCAGGTACTTCTTGGCCAGCGCGTTGTACTTGGAGGACTCCAGCCCGGCGTAGCTGACCCAGCCCACCGCCGGGTGGCTCTCCAGGAACTGCGCGACCTTCAGCGCGCTGTCGCTGTGGCGCTGCATGCGCAGCGGCAGCGTCTCGATGCCGTTCAGCGTCAGGAAGGCGTTCAGCGGCGCCTGGCTCGGCCCGAGGTCACGGAGACCGACGGCGTGGCCGTGGATGGTGAAGGCCAGATGCCCGAAGGTCTCCTGGAACTTCAGCCCGTGATAGCCGGCGTCCGGCTCCGACAGGGCGGGGAACTTGCCCGACTTGCCCCAGTCGAAGGTGCCGCTGTCGATGACCACGCCGCCGACCGAGGTGCCGTTGCCGGACAGGAACTTCGTGGTCGAATGCACGACCAGCGTGGCGCCCCACTGGATCGGGTTGATCAGGTACGGGGTCGCCAGCGTGTTGTCGACGATCAGCGGAATGCCGGCCTCGTCGGCGATCCTGGCGATGGCCTCAAGGTCGGTGACCACGCCGCCGGGGTTGGCGAGGCTTTCCACGAAGATGGCCTTGGTCTTCGCGGTGATGGCGGCGCGGACGTTCTCCGGCTGGTCGGTGTCCACGAAGATGGACTTCCAGCCGAAGGCGCGCGGGAAGCTGGTGCCGAGCTGGTTGAGCGTGCCGCCGTAGAGCTTGCGCGAGGCGACGATCTCGTCGCCCGGCTCCATCAGCGGGAACAGGGCGAGCAGCTGCGCGGCGTGCCCGGAGGAGGTGGCCGTGGCCCCCGCGCCGCCTTCCAGGTTGGCGAGCCGCTCCTCCAGCACCGACACGGTCGGGTTGGTCAGGCGGGAGTAGATGAAGCCGACCTTCTGGAGGTTGAACAGCGAGGCCGCGTCGTCCACGTCGTCGAAGACGAAGCTGGTGGTCTGGTAGATCGGCGTCTGGCGCGCCCCGGTGGCGGGGTCGGGGGCGGCGCCGGCGTGGATGGCGCGGGTCTCGAAACCGAAGGACTTCTGCTCGCTCATGATGGCTTCCTCTGCTTTTTACATCAGTTTTTTGAAGGATTTGGCCGGTGCGGCCTTCTTGGACGTCAGGATGTTGGAATTGACGCCGATGCGCCCGATCTCGTGGAACAGGCGCTGAAGCTCGATCTTGGGGCAGCGGTTCATGACCACGGTCAGCCCCGCCGCCTCGGCCCGCGCCGCCGCCTCGTCGTTGCGCACGCCGAGCTGCATCCACACCACCTTGGCGCCGATGGCGATGGCCTCGTCCGTGACGCCTGCGGCGGCGGTGGCGTTGCGGAAGACGTCCACCATGTCCGGCGGCTCCGGCAGCTCGGACAGGCTGGCGTAGACCCGCTCGCCGAGGATGGTCTGGCCGGCCAGCTTCGGGTTGACGGGGATGACGCGGTAGCCCTTGTCGCGC
Proteins encoded:
- a CDS encoding isopentenyl transferase family protein — protein: MQLSDLGQRICILGPSNSGKSTLAEAIARRSGFPVVHLDRLYHAPNTDWQPRPTEEFVALHDEAIAGERWVMEGNYSRCIPQRFRRATGLIYLDVPMPLSLLRYFRRTLFERERRGALEGRRDSIKWEMIRHIAVATPRNRARNLRTFDQADLPKIRIDSARDLNAWYRRWGLTR
- the cutA gene encoding divalent-cation tolerance protein CutA, with translation MEFVFAYITAGSRDEARRIGRALVEERLAACANIFDGMTSIYRWQDAIEEAGETVLIAKTRAELFEPLAARVRELHSYEVPCVVELTVGRGNPGYLDWLRDATA
- a CDS encoding MFS transporter, whose product is MTDTSARLSIGFSWIGHALMHIVSALFLTVVLALEREWKLPYDELIRLWTLGALMIGVGAPLAGWLGDRWSECRMMAVFFLLTGAGTIACGLTDGPEALLWALAVLGLGSSIYHPVGMAWMVKNATNRGKALGYQGIFGTIGIASAAVVAGGLTEWLGWRSAFLIPGAVCLGLGVVLALLIALGKVEDRQGDVKPIPKASRGDVIRAFFVLSVTMVCAGLMFNAMQVVLPKLFEARLSDLLGGSTLGVGGVVTAVYLFAALPQLIGGHLADKYPLKRIYTLCLLVQVPMMAAVAVLADLPLVGAAALVVVASQVQIPAENLLLARYTPEKHRGLAYGAKFILSFGAGPLAVQLVALVYERTGEFVMLYVTLSVLALVAFAAALLLPRDRDVPAKPAAAPMAAAE
- a CDS encoding SPOR domain-containing protein, yielding MSGRLRRGVAAAALVGLGGCAGAPVAMTAASFAVDGMLYVGTSKSSTDHMLSAMLQQDCATFRVLTWGYVCKPVIVPVARSAESVPVPLPETDAPPLPAPPPPAPLPVTAEVEIAALPPMPRPAERRFLVVAGSFSKRGQAEAQRARIGHPEAGIVAADVHGRRIHRLVLPPEDRPTALRRLAEIRAAGVGDAWLLTWTGRTVVADLPGDAPYPGPPGRM
- a CDS encoding O-acetylhomoserine aminocarboxypropyltransferase, encoding MSEQKSFGFETRAIHAGAAPDPATGARQTPIYQTTSFVFDDVDDAASLFNLQKVGFIYSRLTNPTVSVLEERLANLEGGAGATATSSGHAAQLLALFPLMEPGDEIVASRKLYGGTLNQLGTSFPRAFGWKSIFVDTDQPENVRAAITAKTKAIFVESLANPGGVVTDLEAIARIADEAGIPLIVDNTLATPYLINPIQWGATLVVHSTTKFLSGNGTSVGGVVIDSGTFDWGKSGKFPALSEPDAGYHGLKFQETFGHLAFTIHGHAVGLRDLGPSQAPLNAFLTLNGIETLPLRMQRHSDSALKVAQFLESHPAVGWVSYAGLESSKYNALAKKYLPKGAGAVLTFGVKGGFDAGVKVVENVQLLSHLANIGDSRSLIIHPSSTTHRQLSPEAQAQAGAGPDVLRLSIGLESVEDIIADLDRALSA
- a CDS encoding CoA-binding protein — its product is MSGPAPSHDGYSDDFIRQVLDRVKTIALVGASNDPVKASFIVLKYLRDKGYRVIPVNPKLAGQTILGERVYASLSELPEPPDMVDVFRNATAAAGVTDEAIAIGAKVVWMQLGVRNDEAAARAEAAGLTVVMNRCPKIELQRLFHEIGRIGVNSNILTSKKAAPAKSFKKLM